A genomic window from Bacillota bacterium includes:
- a CDS encoding response regulator, translated as MDVRLDYGEGHTEERIGIETLQSIKERCFIPVIFYTAVPHLVRDLENQVIRVVEKTQGLECLLEVIRETLNTRLPSINRALVRHLKKVQREYMWDFVSVHWEELADRSDPTTLAYLLARRLALSLSESGVCELIQDLGGSPEKTGEKVHPVKYYIMPPVVNKPLAGDLYRGSVDGQDGYWVLLTPTCDIWQDKAERILLAFCRPLEDSKEYRKWLDRLPDPSKDVDNEFRKLLADGQSERYMFLPGAIKLPHLIVDFQQLVSVPYEQLTQMERVASLDSPFAGKLLTRFVRYYGRQGAPDLDVDVITELLRNQLCCTEAATAKEE; from the coding sequence ATGGATGTCAGACTTGATTATGGTGAAGGTCATACGGAAGAGCGGATAGGTATTGAGACACTCCAATCCATAAAGGAAAGATGTTTTATTCCGGTTATTTTTTACACTGCCGTGCCCCATCTTGTGCGCGATCTCGAAAACCAAGTGATTCGTGTTGTTGAAAAGACTCAGGGGTTGGAATGCTTGTTAGAAGTAATACGAGAAACCCTCAACACTCGTCTCCCCTCTATAAATAGAGCACTTGTCAGACATCTGAAAAAGGTTCAGCGGGAATATATGTGGGATTTTGTAAGTGTACACTGGGAGGAACTTGCTGACAGGTCTGATCCCACCACGCTTGCTTATTTACTTGCAAGACGCCTTGCTTTATCCCTTTCTGAATCAGGTGTCTGTGAACTGATTCAGGACCTTGGTGGATCTCCAGAGAAAACTGGAGAAAAAGTTCATCCTGTAAAGTATTATATAATGCCCCCAGTGGTTAATAAGCCCCTTGCTGGTGACCTTTATCGTGGCAGCGTTGATGGGCAGGATGGGTACTGGGTGCTGCTTACCCCAACCTGTGATATCTGGCAGGACAAAGCGGAAAGGATTTTGCTGGCTTTTTGCAGGCCGCTAGAGGACAGTAAGGAATATAGAAAATGGTTAGACAGATTGCCTGACCCGTCTAAAGACGTTGATAATGAATTTCGCAAATTGCTTGCAGACGGGCAGTCAGAACGTTACATGTTTTTACCTGGGGCTATTAAACTACCTCATCTTATTGTTGATTTTCAACAACTGGTTTCGGTACCATATGAACAGCTGACTCAAATGGAGAGAGTAGCGTCGCTGGATAGCCCCTTTGCAGGTAAACTTCTGACGCGGTTCGTTCGTTATTATGGACGGCAGGGGGCGCCTGATCTTGATGTAGATGTTATCACGGAACTTTTGCGGAACCAGCTGTGCTGTACAGAAGCTGCCACTGCCAAAGAAGAGTAG
- a CDS encoding DNA cytosine methyltransferase, whose amino-acid sequence MLKICRIHHRAFKINDLTLTVLTDDGGIPVKKLLPGGDLHFEIDPPEIKPVVLDLFCGAGGLSLGFELAGYYIGLGVEMDRWAYETHSYNFNGRCHFGNIKDIQNPEKLIRKYDLERVDVIVGGPPCQGFSRVGRGKIRSLLKDPTYIHDPRNQLYREFLRFLEALRPLYFVMENVPDMQYYVDHDELLLEKMLRYLRKIGYTAEWQILHADHYGVPQTRKRLFVVGNRIGHEIVWPEKTHEGRPVTVWDAIGDLPIVPHGHREDEIAYIPRRNLNNYQRFMREGAGGVLYNHQTRWHNEQDLAAFALLEEGGKYADLPAKYKRYRDDIFKDKYRKLYRDSPSWTIEAHIGKDTYRHIYPSRKGEPEPPRTISVREAARLQSFPDRFRFVGPFTRQFHQVGNAVPPLLARAVARAILPGVLKGISLISETKQGIRIGAGY is encoded by the coding sequence ATGCTAAAAATATGTAGAATTCATCATAGGGCGTTTAAAATTAATGATTTGACATTAACAGTCCTGACTGACGACGGAGGTATCCCTGTGAAAAAATTGCTCCCTGGTGGTGATCTTCACTTTGAAATAGATCCTCCGGAAATTAAACCAGTTGTGCTGGATCTTTTCTGTGGAGCAGGGGGGCTTAGCCTGGGTTTTGAATTAGCTGGCTACTATATAGGGCTAGGCGTGGAAATGGACAGGTGGGCTTACGAAACTCATTCTTATAATTTCAACGGCCGTTGTCATTTTGGAAACATTAAAGATATTCAAAACCCTGAGAAACTGATCAGAAAGTATGATCTCGAAAGAGTGGATGTTATTGTCGGCGGCCCACCCTGCCAGGGTTTCAGTCGGGTCGGTAGAGGTAAAATCAGGAGCCTGCTGAAGGATCCAACCTACATTCATGATCCTCGCAATCAGCTATATCGTGAATTTCTAAGGTTTCTCGAAGCTTTGAGACCCCTTTACTTTGTAATGGAAAATGTTCCTGATATGCAGTATTATGTGGACCACGATGAACTTCTTCTGGAAAAGATGCTTCGTTATTTAAGAAAAATAGGTTACACTGCCGAATGGCAGATTTTACATGCGGATCATTATGGTGTACCGCAAACGCGAAAAAGACTTTTTGTTGTAGGTAACAGAATAGGGCATGAAATTGTATGGCCTGAAAAAACCCATGAGGGAAGACCTGTAACGGTCTGGGATGCGATAGGTGATCTACCCATTGTTCCTCACGGTCACCGGGAGGATGAGATTGCATATATACCACGGAGAAATTTGAACAATTATCAGCGTTTTATGCGTGAAGGGGCTGGAGGTGTCCTGTACAATCATCAAACCCGGTGGCACAACGAACAGGATCTGGCTGCCTTTGCCTTGCTTGAGGAAGGTGGGAAATATGCTGATCTGCCAGCAAAATACAAACGTTATCGAGATGATATTTTCAAGGATAAGTACCGTAAGTTGTACAGGGATAGTCCCTCCTGGACCATCGAAGCTCATATAGGGAAAGATACATACCGGCACATTTATCCCAGCAGAAAAGGTGAACCCGAGCCGCCGCGCACGATTTCCGTCAGGGAAGCAGCCAGGTTACAGAGCTTTCCTGACCGTTTCCGCTTCGTGGGTCCGTTTACACGACAGTTTCACCAAGTGGGAAATGCTGTGCCCCCCCTTCTTGCCAGAGCTGTTGCCAGAGCCATTCTGCCGGGCGTGCTTAAAGGGATATCACTGATAAGTGAAACAAAACAGGGTATCAGGATTGGAGCTGGATATTAA
- a CDS encoding IS1182 family transposase → MTFSGGRDRFCGGQKIGGMAMVNWGRRAFWSVPATEILSSLQAAPGGLSGAEAARRLAAYWPNRLRRVRDVTAWRLFPFQFASLIVLLLLYLRLSMGLLPNSVPTTGKSGIGWGINPIRPKKICQPGGDFEKMMGYKSTERKLFYMINLDERVPQDHILRQMNEVVDFSFIYDLVRPYYDYTGAPSTDPVVVFKMALLGYLYGITSERKLAEEYRLNLAFMWFLGYDIDEIPPNHSILSKARKRFGRNTYEQFFNENLKLCQEAGLVEGNKVFLDATLLKANASFNSLEERKEACELKYSPEEYLDRVWAENQEEQEEDKQHSQNEPDEGHSNSNSAGSQGTTVEPNKETDQESKGKKVKTNERLVSRTDPDAALITYNNSKGVLLAHKVHIAVDSGPARIVTGVEVTPGNVAEARVALTLIGKHTWNTGCLPEEAVADKGYGRKHFYSFLKQAGILPSIPYPKPWRKKRKEKFDAGFVYDEKEDVYICPQGKKMYRMEAYGDGSILYRVHRSACRGCPYKGVLCKAKRPSIVRKTKTELMDWVDQHLATEKAKESIKKRAPWVETVFAEMKAVHGLSRATLRGRDKVQIQALLAMAVHNIKQLVKSVKKRSRNAGSQRFLLSFAIRFMFEFGVVVCNSRSLATDPNIELIHPIMGLLPKTLKYQGQRVESNRKMQKHFLCPSRHPAFPHYLHLDIVHCTGQQCLDLHFLSSTQCCSGQS, encoded by the coding sequence GTGACCTTTAGCGGCGGACGCGATCGTTTTTGCGGTGGGCAGAAGATCGGAGGGATGGCGATGGTGAACTGGGGGCGCCGGGCTTTTTGGAGCGTTCCGGCGACGGAGATCCTGTCCTCGTTACAGGCGGCACCCGGCGGTCTTTCCGGCGCGGAAGCGGCGCGGCGGCTGGCGGCATACTGGCCGAACCGGCTGCGCCGGGTGCGGGATGTCACGGCGTGGCGGCTTTTCCCGTTCCAGTTTGCGAGCCTCATCGTGCTGCTCCTGCTTTACCTGCGTTTGTCAATGGGTCTGTTGCCAAACTCTGTTCCAACCACCGGGAAATCAGGCATTGGATGGGGAATTAACCCAATAAGGCCTAAAAAAATTTGCCAACCTGGTGGTGACTTCGAAAAGATGATGGGATACAAGTCAACAGAGCGCAAACTGTTCTACATGATCAATTTAGATGAACGTGTTCCCCAGGACCACATCCTGAGACAGATGAACGAAGTGGTAGACTTTAGTTTCATCTACGACCTGGTACGTCCTTATTACGACTACACGGGAGCACCTTCAACCGACCCGGTTGTAGTCTTTAAGATGGCTTTATTGGGTTACCTCTACGGGATAACGAGTGAACGCAAATTAGCGGAGGAGTACCGTCTCAATCTAGCTTTCATGTGGTTTCTGGGGTATGACATAGACGAGATACCTCCAAATCACAGTATTCTCTCCAAGGCGAGGAAGCGCTTCGGACGTAACACATACGAGCAGTTTTTTAATGAGAACCTCAAGCTCTGCCAAGAAGCAGGGCTTGTTGAAGGCAATAAAGTCTTCTTAGATGCCACTTTGCTCAAGGCCAACGCATCTTTTAACTCCCTTGAAGAGCGCAAAGAGGCTTGTGAACTCAAGTACAGCCCGGAAGAGTACCTGGACAGGGTCTGGGCCGAGAACCAGGAGGAACAGGAAGAGGATAAACAACACAGTCAAAACGAGCCGGATGAAGGCCACAGCAATTCCAACAGTGCCGGTTCTCAGGGAACAACAGTTGAACCAAACAAAGAAACAGACCAAGAAAGCAAAGGCAAAAAGGTAAAGACAAACGAGCGTTTAGTCAGCCGGACCGATCCCGATGCTGCCTTGATCACCTACAACAACTCCAAAGGTGTCCTTCTTGCCCACAAGGTCCACATTGCCGTTGACAGTGGACCAGCGCGTATAGTGACAGGGGTAGAAGTAACCCCAGGAAACGTTGCTGAGGCTCGTGTAGCCCTGACTTTAATTGGCAAGCACACCTGGAACACCGGCTGCCTCCCCGAAGAAGCAGTTGCCGACAAAGGTTACGGCAGGAAACACTTTTACTCCTTTCTTAAGCAGGCGGGGATTCTACCCAGTATCCCCTACCCGAAGCCTTGGAGGAAGAAGCGCAAAGAGAAGTTTGATGCTGGCTTCGTCTACGACGAGAAAGAGGATGTTTACATCTGTCCTCAAGGCAAGAAGATGTACCGCATGGAAGCTTACGGAGACGGTTCTATACTCTACCGGGTGCACAGGTCTGCCTGTAGAGGCTGCCCTTACAAAGGAGTTCTCTGCAAAGCAAAGCGGCCTTCAATTGTTCGAAAGACAAAGACAGAACTGATGGATTGGGTTGACCAACACCTAGCGACAGAAAAGGCTAAAGAAAGTATTAAAAAGAGAGCGCCTTGGGTTGAGACTGTGTTTGCTGAGATGAAAGCTGTGCATGGTTTGAGCAGGGCGACATTACGAGGAAGGGACAAAGTTCAGATTCAAGCTCTGTTGGCAATGGCGGTGCACAACATCAAGCAGTTGGTGAAGTCAGTTAAGAAAAGGTCCCGAAATGCAGGAAGCCAACGCTTTTTGCTCTCTTTTGCTATCAGATTCATGTTTGAGTTTGGTGTTGTGGTGTGTAATTCTAGGTCTTTGGCAACAGACCCCAATATAGAATTGATCCACCCGATAATGGGGTTATTGCCAAAGACCCTAAAATACCAAGGCCAAAGAGTTGAATCCAACAGAAAAATGCAGAAGCATTTCCTTTGCCCATCCAGGCACCCGGCCTTTCCTCATTACCTTCACCTTGATATTGTGCACTGCACAGGCCAGCAGTGCCTGGATCTGCACTTTCTCTCTTCCACGCAGTGTTGCTCTGGCCAATCCTAA
- a CDS encoding A/G-specific adenine glycosylase → MCNESEGKILFPDLIAFRRSLIDWGQEHFRSFPWRLNRDPYRILVAEIMLHRTRASQVVPVYKKFINRYPDVKSLASATKNELHEVLFPLGLRWRVNLIHEMASSLVERFGGRVPEGREDLLSLPGISDYITGAVRCFAWNYPEPLADTNTVRIIGRLFGLRVSDSSRRNRHFRKLLAVLVDPDEAAAYNYALLDLANEVCTQKQLPKCSQCPVSVWCAYVAGA, encoded by the coding sequence ATGTGTAACGAATCTGAAGGTAAAATTCTCTTCCCTGACCTGATTGCCTTTCGTAGATCCCTGATTGACTGGGGACAGGAACATTTCCGTTCATTCCCCTGGCGACTCAACCGGGATCCCTACCGCATCCTGGTAGCAGAAATTATGCTTCACCGTACCCGTGCATCACAGGTTGTGCCGGTATACAAGAAATTTATAAATCGCTACCCCGATGTTAAAAGTCTGGCTTCTGCGACTAAAAATGAGTTACACGAAGTTTTATTTCCTCTGGGACTTCGCTGGAGGGTGAACCTGATTCACGAAATGGCGTCCTCCCTTGTTGAACGTTTTGGTGGTAGAGTGCCAGAGGGAAGAGAAGACCTGTTGTCCCTTCCGGGGATCAGTGATTACATTACTGGTGCAGTACGCTGTTTCGCATGGAATTACCCGGAGCCACTGGCAGATACCAATACGGTGAGAATCATCGGTCGGCTTTTCGGTCTCAGGGTCAGCGATTCATCCCGGCGTAATCGCCATTTTCGGAAACTACTGGCTGTTCTTGTTGATCCGGACGAAGCGGCGGCATATAATTATGCCCTGCTGGATCTGGCTAATGAGGTGTGTACGCAAAAGCAGCTGCCGAAATGCTCACAGTGTCCCGTTTCGGTATGGTGTGCGTACGTCGCTGGAGCGTGA